A genomic segment from Anaeromyxobacter sp. encodes:
- the secE gene encoding preprotein translocase subunit SecE encodes MDTAAGVEQPKRYVAIFYVLAAIALGMTLEKIFQGVFSYARWNDATVLVEGWTVASALGFLVAAAVAVVVWRLPRTQTLSLEVALELKRVTWPSMRETRAATIAVVVASFIASIILGAFDFIWGSLSALVY; translated from the coding sequence ATGGATACCGCAGCCGGCGTCGAGCAGCCGAAGCGCTACGTCGCGATCTTCTACGTCCTCGCGGCCATCGCCCTGGGCATGACCCTGGAGAAGATCTTCCAGGGCGTGTTCTCCTACGCGCGGTGGAACGACGCCACGGTGCTGGTCGAGGGCTGGACCGTCGCCTCGGCCCTCGGGTTCCTGGTGGCGGCCGCCGTCGCGGTGGTGGTGTGGCGCCTGCCCCGGACGCAGACCCTCTCGCTCGAGGTCGCCCTGGAGCTGAAGCGGGTGACCTGGCCGAGCATGCGGGAGACGCGCGCGGCCACCATCGCGGTCGTGGTGGCCAGCTTCATCGCCTCCATCATCCTGGGTGCGTTCGACTTCATCTGGGGCAGCCTGAGCGCCCTCGTGTACTAG
- the rpmG gene encoding 50S ribosomal protein L33, with protein sequence MASSRSIINMECTACKERNYSTTKNKKKTQDKLSLSKYCPRCRKHTAHKETK encoded by the coding sequence ATGGCGTCCAGCCGAAGCATCATCAACATGGAGTGCACCGCTTGCAAGGAGCGGAACTACTCCACCACGAAGAACAAGAAGAAGACGCAGGACAAGCTGTCGCTCTCCAAGTACTGCCCGCGGTGCCGCAAGCACACGGCGCACAAGGAGACGAAGTAG
- the rplL gene encoding 50S ribosomal protein L7/L12, with translation MADLNAIVEQLSGLTILEAADLVKQLETKWGVSAAAAVAAAGPAAAAAAAPAEEKTEFSVVLAEAGANKINVIKEVRAVTGLGLKEAKDLVEAAPKEVKGGVNKDEAAEIKKKLEAAGAKVEIK, from the coding sequence ATGGCCGATCTGAATGCCATCGTGGAGCAGCTGTCCGGTCTCACCATCCTCGAGGCCGCCGACCTGGTGAAGCAGCTCGAGACCAAGTGGGGCGTCTCCGCCGCCGCGGCCGTTGCCGCGGCCGGCCCGGCCGCCGCCGCTGCCGCCGCCCCCGCCGAGGAGAAGACCGAGTTCTCGGTCGTCCTCGCCGAGGCCGGCGCCAACAAGATCAACGTCATCAAGGAGGTCCGCGCGGTGACGGGCCTCGGCCTGAAGGAGGCCAAGGACCTGGTCGAGGCCGCCCCCAAGGAGGTCAAGGGTGGGGTGAACAAGGACGAGGCCGCCGAGATCAAGAAGAAGCTCGAGGCCGCCGGCGCCAAGGTCGAGATCAAGTAG
- the nusG gene encoding transcription termination/antitermination protein NusG, whose translation MAKKWYVVHTYSGFENKVKKSLEERVKQEALQDFFGEVLIPMEVVQEMVKGEKKTSKRKFFPGYILVNMEMTDSTWHLVKGTSKVTGFVGSAKNPRDVPSITDAEVSRLTAQISEGSLKPKPKVQFEEGDQVRVIDGPFSNFNGTVEEVKPDKGKVRVLVSIFGRATPVELDFMQVEKT comes from the coding sequence ATGGCGAAGAAGTGGTACGTGGTCCACACCTACTCGGGGTTCGAGAACAAGGTGAAGAAGTCCCTGGAGGAGCGCGTCAAGCAGGAGGCGCTCCAGGACTTCTTCGGCGAGGTTCTCATCCCGATGGAGGTGGTCCAGGAGATGGTCAAGGGCGAGAAGAAGACTTCCAAGCGGAAGTTCTTCCCCGGCTACATCCTGGTCAACATGGAGATGACCGACTCGACCTGGCACCTCGTCAAGGGGACCTCCAAGGTCACCGGCTTCGTGGGCTCGGCCAAGAACCCCCGCGACGTGCCCTCCATCACCGACGCCGAGGTCTCCCGCCTGACGGCGCAGATCTCCGAGGGCTCGCTCAAGCCGAAGCCCAAGGTCCAGTTCGAGGAGGGGGACCAGGTCCGCGTCATCGACGGCCCGTTCTCCAACTTCAACGGCACCGTCGAGGAAGTGAAGCCGGACAAGGGCAAGGTCCGGGTGCTGGTGTCGATCTTCGGCCGCGCCACCCCGGTCGAGCTGGACTTCATGCAGGTGGAGAAGACCTAA
- the tuf gene encoding elongation factor Tu — MGKEKFERNKPHVNVGTIGHVDHGKTTLTAAITKVAAQKGLASFMAYDQIDKAPEERERGITIATAHVEYQTAARHYAHVDCPGHADYVKNMITGAAQMDGAILVVSAADGPMPQTREHILLARQVGVPYIVVYLNKCDMVDDSELLDLVELEVRELLTKYEFPGDKTPMIRGSALKALEGDKGDLGEPSIGRLMDAVDAYIPTPVRATDKPFLMPVEDVFSISGRGTVATGRVERGIVKVGEEVEVVGLRPTQKTVVTGVEMFRKLLDEGRAGDNIGALLRGLKREDVERGQVLSKPGSITPHTKFKAAVYVLTKEEGGRHTPFFNGYRPQFYFRTTDVTGTLNLPAGVEMVMPGDNIGVEVELITTVAMEKELRFAIREGGRTVGSGVVSEVIL, encoded by the coding sequence ATGGGCAAGGAGAAGTTCGAGCGGAACAAGCCGCACGTGAACGTCGGCACGATCGGGCACGTGGACCACGGGAAGACGACGCTCACCGCGGCCATCACGAAGGTGGCGGCGCAGAAGGGCCTGGCGTCCTTCATGGCGTACGACCAGATCGACAAGGCGCCCGAGGAGCGGGAGCGCGGCATCACCATCGCGACGGCGCACGTGGAGTACCAGACGGCGGCGCGGCACTACGCGCACGTGGACTGCCCCGGCCACGCCGACTACGTGAAGAACATGATCACGGGCGCGGCGCAGATGGACGGCGCCATCCTGGTGGTGTCGGCGGCGGACGGCCCGATGCCGCAGACGCGGGAGCACATCCTGCTGGCCCGGCAGGTGGGCGTTCCGTACATCGTGGTCTACCTGAACAAGTGCGACATGGTGGACGACTCGGAGCTGCTGGACCTGGTGGAGCTGGAGGTCCGCGAGCTGCTGACCAAGTACGAGTTCCCGGGCGACAAGACCCCGATGATCCGCGGCTCGGCGCTCAAGGCGCTGGAGGGCGACAAGGGCGACCTGGGCGAGCCGTCGATCGGCCGGCTGATGGACGCGGTGGACGCGTACATCCCGACGCCGGTGCGTGCCACGGACAAGCCGTTCCTGATGCCGGTGGAGGACGTGTTCTCCATCTCCGGGCGCGGGACGGTGGCGACGGGCCGCGTGGAGCGCGGCATCGTCAAGGTGGGCGAGGAGGTCGAGGTGGTGGGCCTGCGCCCGACGCAGAAGACGGTGGTGACGGGCGTGGAGATGTTCCGCAAGCTGCTGGACGAGGGGCGTGCGGGCGACAACATCGGGGCGCTGCTGCGCGGCCTGAAGCGCGAGGACGTGGAGCGCGGGCAGGTGCTGTCGAAGCCGGGCTCGATCACGCCGCACACCAAGTTCAAGGCGGCGGTCTACGTGCTGACGAAGGAGGAGGGCGGTCGTCACACGCCGTTCTTCAACGGGTACCGGCCGCAGTTCTACTTCCGGACGACGGACGTGACGGGGACGCTGAACCTCCCGGCCGGGGTCGAGATGGTGATGCCGGGAGACAACATCGGCGTCGAGGTGGAGCTCATCACCACCGTGGCGATGGAGAAGGAGCTGCGCTTCGCCATCCGCGAGGGTGGGCGCACCGTCGGCTCCGGCGTCGTCTCCGAGGTCATCCTGTAG
- the rplK gene encoding 50S ribosomal protein L11 has product MKKITGQIKLQLPAGKANPAPPVGPALGQHGVNIMEFCKQFNAATQAQAKEALIIPVIITVYADRSFTFLLKTPPAAILIKKAAGLHTEKKKGSGAHKPGKEKVGQISKKQVEQIAKLKMQDMTAGSVEAAMRTVEGTARSMGIDIVG; this is encoded by the coding sequence ATGAAGAAGATCACAGGTCAGATCAAGCTGCAGCTCCCGGCCGGCAAGGCCAACCCGGCGCCGCCGGTCGGCCCCGCGCTCGGCCAGCACGGCGTCAACATCATGGAGTTCTGCAAGCAGTTCAACGCGGCCACGCAGGCCCAGGCCAAGGAAGCGCTCATCATCCCGGTGATCATCACCGTGTATGCCGACCGCTCCTTCACCTTCCTGCTCAAGACGCCGCCCGCGGCCATCCTCATCAAGAAGGCCGCCGGCCTGCACACCGAGAAGAAGAAGGGCTCCGGGGCGCACAAGCCCGGCAAGGAGAAGGTGGGCCAGATCAGCAAGAAGCAGGTCGAGCAGATCGCCAAGCTGAAGATGCAGGACATGACGGCTGGCTCCGTCGAGGCCGCGATGCGGACCGTCGAGGGCACCGCGCGCTCCATGGGCATCGACATCGTCGGCTAA
- a CDS encoding 50S ribosomal protein L1, with protein sequence MATIGKKFKAVSAKVDRTKRYKLDEALKLVKETASKKFDETVDAAINLGVDPKHADQVVRGAVVMPHGMGKAVKLAVFAKGDKAKEAAEAGADVVGAEDLAEKIQGGFMDFDKVLATPDMMGVVGRLGKVLGPRGLMPNPKVGTVSLDIARAVKEQKAGKVEFRVEKAGIVHVPFGKASFDPQKLRDNFTAIMEIIFKAKPQTAKGVYLKNVTISCTMGPGIKIDTAELSSHHA encoded by the coding sequence ATGGCTACGATCGGCAAGAAGTTCAAGGCGGTGTCGGCGAAGGTGGACCGGACCAAGCGCTACAAGCTGGACGAGGCGCTCAAGCTGGTGAAGGAGACCGCCTCCAAGAAGTTCGACGAGACGGTGGACGCGGCCATCAACCTGGGCGTGGATCCCAAGCACGCCGACCAGGTGGTGCGCGGCGCCGTGGTCATGCCGCACGGCATGGGCAAGGCCGTCAAGCTGGCGGTGTTCGCCAAGGGCGACAAGGCCAAGGAGGCGGCCGAGGCCGGCGCCGACGTGGTGGGCGCCGAGGACCTGGCGGAGAAGATCCAGGGCGGCTTCATGGACTTCGACAAGGTGCTGGCCACCCCCGACATGATGGGCGTGGTGGGCCGCCTCGGCAAGGTGCTGGGCCCCCGCGGCCTGATGCCGAACCCCAAGGTCGGCACGGTGTCCCTGGACATCGCCCGGGCGGTCAAGGAGCAGAAGGCCGGCAAGGTGGAGTTCCGCGTCGAGAAGGCGGGCATCGTGCACGTCCCCTTCGGCAAGGCCTCCTTCGACCCCCAGAAGCTCCGCGACAACTTCACCGCCATCATGGAGATCATCTTCAAGGCCAAGCCCCAGACCGCCAAGGGCGTCTACCTGAAGAACGTCACCATCTCGTGCACCATGGGGCCCGGCATCAAGATCGACACCGCCGAGCTCTCGTCGCACCACGCCTAG
- the rlmB gene encoding 23S rRNA (guanosine(2251)-2'-O)-methyltransferase RlmB — protein sequence MRVVYGVNPVKELLRAGAQGLSELWVAEGARSAALADLARQAEAAGARVKHAPRQRLDRLAGVDKHQGVVAVVGAAFRYAEVREILAAAEARNEPPLLVILDGVEDPHHLGAIARSAVAMGAHGVVIPQDRAVGVTPAAVKASAGVLERCLVARVVNVSRTLDDLKGAGVWSVALAADGEQELAQVDLKGPTALVVGSEGEGIRALVRKTCDHGARIGMAGGVESLSVSAAASVALYEAARQRRGRSPEKNRPLSP from the coding sequence GCTGCTCCGGGCCGGCGCCCAGGGGCTGTCGGAGCTGTGGGTCGCCGAGGGGGCCCGCTCGGCCGCCCTGGCCGACCTGGCGCGGCAGGCCGAGGCGGCCGGGGCGCGGGTGAAGCACGCCCCCCGCCAGCGGCTCGACCGGCTGGCCGGGGTCGACAAGCACCAGGGGGTGGTGGCGGTGGTGGGCGCGGCGTTCCGCTATGCCGAGGTCCGGGAGATCCTGGCGGCAGCCGAGGCCCGGAACGAGCCCCCCCTGCTGGTCATCCTCGACGGGGTGGAGGATCCGCACCACCTGGGCGCCATCGCCCGGTCGGCCGTGGCCATGGGCGCCCACGGGGTGGTCATCCCGCAGGATCGCGCCGTCGGGGTCACCCCGGCAGCGGTCAAGGCGTCGGCCGGCGTCCTGGAGCGCTGCCTGGTGGCGCGGGTGGTCAACGTCTCGAGGACCCTCGATGACCTGAAGGGGGCAGGCGTCTGGTCGGTGGCCCTGGCGGCCGACGGTGAGCAGGAGCTCGCCCAGGTCGACCTGAAGGGGCCGACGGCCCTGGTGGTCGGCAGCGAGGGGGAGGGGATCCGGGCGCTGGTCCGGAAGACCTGCGACCACGGGGCCCGCATCGGGATGGCCGGAGGGGTGGAGAGCCTCAGCGTGTCGGCGGCGGCCTCGGTCGCCCTGTATGAAGCGGCGCGTCAGCGGCGCGGCCGGAGCCCGGAAAAGAACCGTCCGCTCAGCCCTTGA
- a CDS encoding 50S ribosomal protein L10 — MNRTEKEAVIGELHAKMAKARAAIVAEPRGLDVETVTALRKKLRDNKVEYRVVKNTLAARAAKGTSVEVVADRFVGPTALVMSYDDVVAPAKLLAEFMKDRENFTIRAAVVEGKLVDAKGVAALAKLPGINELRAQILGMITQPATKLARVIGTPAQQLARVLGARKEQLEKQP; from the coding sequence ATGAATCGGACGGAGAAAGAAGCGGTCATCGGCGAGTTGCACGCCAAGATGGCCAAGGCCCGGGCCGCCATCGTGGCGGAGCCCAGGGGACTCGACGTGGAGACGGTCACCGCCCTGCGCAAGAAGCTCAGGGACAACAAGGTGGAGTACCGCGTCGTCAAGAACACCCTCGCCGCACGCGCCGCCAAGGGCACGTCGGTGGAGGTGGTCGCCGACAGGTTCGTGGGGCCGACCGCGCTCGTCATGAGTTACGACGACGTGGTGGCGCCGGCGAAGCTCCTCGCGGAGTTCATGAAGGACCGCGAGAACTTCACCATTCGCGCGGCAGTCGTGGAGGGGAAGCTGGTGGACGCCAAGGGCGTCGCCGCTCTCGCCAAGCTGCCCGGCATCAACGAGCTCCGCGCGCAGATCCTGGGGATGATCACCCAGCCTGCGACGAAGCTTGCCCGCGTCATCGGAACCCCGGCCCAGCAGCTCGCCCGCGTGCTCGGCGCGCGGAAGGAGCAGCTGGAGAAGCAGCCGTAA